The Euzebyales bacterium genome segment AACACGGTGTTCAACTCGTAGGGCGACTGCGACCCGTCGGGGTGGGACCGGTACGACACACCGCCGCCGTGAGCCTGCGCGAGATCGCACAGGTGGGTGATCTCCGCGGGAGTCAGCAGGCCCTCAGCCGGACGCACACCGATGCCGTCGTGGCTGCCGAGGAAGTTGAAGAACGTCGCCTGCGGTGAGGGGGTTGAGATCGTCGCCAGCCACTCCTGGAGCTGGGACGTGTCGGCCAGGTGGAACGCCGACAGCGTGAGCGGCGCCAGCGGGAACTGGTACACCATGTGCGCCTCGTCGTAGCCGTCGCCGAAGTACGACACGTTCTCGGCGTGCGGCACGTTGGTCTCGGTCAGCAGCAGCGTGCCGGGCGCCACCGCGTCGAACATCGTGCGCCAGAGACGGACGACCTCGTGGGTCTGCGGCAGATGGATGCACGACGTGCCCAGCTGCTTCCACAGGTACGCGATCGCGTCGAGCCGGAGGATGCTCGCGCCCTTGGCCACGTAGTCGAGCAGCACCTCGCAGACCGCGAGCAGGACCTCCGGGTTGGCGTAGTTCAGGTCGAGCTGGTCCGCGCTGAACGTGCTCCAGACGAAGCGGACGCCCGACGTGGTCTCGATCGGCGTCCGCAACGGTGTGATCCGCGGCCGCGTCACCGAAGACGTGTCAGTGTCGTGCGGCAGCTCGATGAGGAAGTCCTCGAACGCCTCGGCGTCGCGTCGCCACTCGCGCACCCAGGTGCCCCGCGCCGAGACGTGGTTGATCACGGCGTCCAGCGTCAGACGGAAGTCGTCGGCCAGCGCGCTGACGTCACGCCAGGTGCCCAGCGCGGGGTCGACAGCGTTGTAGTCGGCGACGGCGAACCCGTCGTCGGACGTCGCCGGGTAGTGAGGCAGCAGGTGCACGCCAGTGATCGCACCGCTGACCCGTTGCGCCAGGAACTGGTGCAGCGTCTTCAGGGGCGGGCGATCAGGCTCGGTGATCTGGTCGGCGTACGTGATCAGCGTCACATCGCGTTCGTCGAACAGGATGTCGCGGCTGGCGTCGTCGCCGACGTCGCGGGCGAAGCGCTCGAGCATCCCCGAGAGGCGGTCCAGCGTGGGTTCGACCTGCTCCTGCGGATAGAGGGCACCGAGGTGGACCCGCACGCGCTCACGCACCGCGGTGTCGAGTCGGTCCCGTTGCAGCATCACTGACCCCGCCATGTCGTGCCTTCCACGCGGCGGCGCACCCGTTCTCCACACGGAGGTAGGCCGCGGGCGGTGGTGCTGCGCGACCTCGTCGCCCGGTGTACCACGGTGTGCCTGCGCAGTTCGACGCCACAGCGTTGCGGGTAGGCTCGCCGCCGGGCGCCGGTGCCAGTTTTCCAGACGTCATCGGCAGAAGGCGGAGCAGGATGAGTGGACAGGCAAGCATTGAGGTTGATGACGTCACGTTCGACGCGCCCGTAATCACGGGCACCGAGGGTGAGCGCGCCATCGACATCAGGCGCCTGCGCTCGGAGACCGAGCTGATCACCTACGACCCCGGCTACGCCAACACGGGCAGCGTGCAGAGCGCGATCACGTTCATCAACGGCGAGGAAGGGGTCCTGCGGTACCGCGGGTACCCGATCGAGGAGCTGACCGACGCGAGCTTCCTCGAGGTCTCCTACCTGCTGATCCACGGCGAACTTCCCACCTTGGCGCAACTCGACGAGTTCCGTACAAACATCACGCGCCACACGTTGCTGCGTGAGGACATGCGGCCGTTCTTCGACGCGTTCCCCGCCGACGCGCATCCGATGGCCATCCTGTCCTCGGCGACCAACGCGCTGTCGACGTTCTATCAGGACCACTACGACCCGAGCGATCCCGAGGATGTCGAGATCTCGATCTACCGCCTGATGGCCAAGCTGCCGACCGTGGCCGCCTGGTCCTACAAACGTTCGATCGGTCAGCCCTACATCTACCCGCGCAACGATCTGGACTACGCCCAGAACTTCCTGTCCATGATGTTCGCCGTGCCGGCGGAACCGTACGTCTGCGACGCCGATGTCGCAGACGCGTTGGAGTTGCTGCTCATCCTGCACGCCGACCACGAGCAGAACTGCTCTACGTCAACCGTCCGCATGGTCGGGTCGAGCCACCTGAACCTGTTCGGCTCGATCTCGGCCGGCATCACGGCGCTGTGGGGCCCGCGCCACGGCGGTGCGAACCAGGACGTCGTGCAGACGCTGCTGTACATCAACGACGCCGATGAGGACGTCGACGCGTTCGTCGCCCGTGCGAAGGACCCCGAGGACCCGTTCCGCCTCCCAGGCTTCGGGCACCGGGTGTACAAGAACTACGACCCCCGCGCGAAGATCATCAAGGACACCGCCGACCGCGTCGTCAGGAAGCAGGTCGGCGACGACCCGCTGTTCGACGTCGCGCAGCGGCTGGAGGAAGTCGCGCTGAACGACGAGTTCTTCGTGGAGCGCAAGCTGTATCCCAACGTCGACTTCTACTCGGGCCTGATCTACCGCGCGATGGGCATCCCGCTGCCGATGTTCCCGGTCCTGTTCGCGCTCGGCCGCCTGCCCGGTTGGATCGCCCAGTGGAAGGAGATGACGGAGGATCCGCACACGCGGATCAACCGCCCGCGGCAGATCTACACCGGTGCCAAGGAGCGCGAGTTCGTGCCACTGGACGACCGGTGGCTTGCCGGTCCTAGTCGAGCACGGCCCGCAGCGCCGACATCGTGACCGACGCCTGGGCCAGGTTGGTCGTGTCCTCGTCATCGGACATCGCAGCCAGCAGGCTCCACACCCGCTCGACCTGCTGGGTCCGGTCGTCGAGCAGCCGGGCGACCGCGTCGTCGCCCGCGAGGTCGGGCGTCGCGTCCATGGCCTGGCGGGCGATCAGCCGGCGGACGCGGTGCAGCTCGTCGAGCAGCGTCTTCTGCTCCCACTGCTGCCAGTGTCCCTCGGGTTGCGTCGCGTTGATCTTGACGCGGATGCGGTCCAGCGGCAGCTCGCGGCCGACCTGGATGAAGGCATCGGCGACCTGGGCCACCGGACGATCCCGCTCCTCGGCGATGTCGGCCACGTCCGGGACGTACGCCAGATCGGGCCGCGTCACGAGGCGCCACGCCACGTCCTCGTCGACGCCCTCCTCGATCACCGCCTGCGCCAGGTCACGGCGCTCCACGGCAACGCCCGGCGGCGGGTCGCTGGGCCAGCTGCCCTCGAGCTCGGTGAACGCCGCACGGTCGCGCTCGATGCGGCCCTGGAGGTCGTCGGGCAGGCGTCGTGACGCGTACCGGCGCGTGTAGCTGCCGACGAGCGCGTCGACCGGCTGCTTGAGGCGCCGCTGCAGCGTCGGCTCGAGCGTGTCGTCGAGGGCCTCGATGTACGCCCAGTCGTCGGCCGCGCCACTGACCTGACGCGCGATCCAGTACGCACCCGCGACCTGCCCGACACCACATCCGAGCTGATGCACGGTTCGGCTGACCGATGTGATGCCCAGGTGATTGATCAGGTCGTTGGCCAGCAGCATCGCGACGAGCTCGTCGCGCAGCCGGTGCTCGTGGACCACCGCCGCGAAGCGCTCCGTGATCGCGGCCGGGAAGTAGTGCTCCAGCAGCACCTCCAGACTGGGGCTCGCCGGCAGGTCGCTGTCGGCGAGGTGCACAGCCAGGTCCGACTTGGCGTAGCCGATGAGCAGGCCCAGCTCGGGCCGGGTCAGTCCGCCGCCGGCCTGCTGGCGCCGCTCGATCTCCTCCGCGTCGGGCAGCGCCTCGACGGTCCGGTCGAGCCGGCCCGCCCCCTCGAGATCACGCATCAGTTGCTCGTAGCTGTCGAGCTGCGTCGCGCTCTCGGCGGACTCCTCGCTGATCAGGCGGGTCTGCGCCGCAACGTCGTCGAGCACGCGCTCCGCCACGTCGTCGGTCACATCGGCCAGCACCTGGTTCCGCTGGTCAGGTTCCAGATGACCGGCGTCGATCGCCTGGCCCAACAGGATCTTGAGGTTGACCTCCCGGTCGGACGTATCGACGCCCGCCGCGTTGTCAATCGCATCAAGGTTGACGCGGCCACCGCGGCGCGCGTACTGCATGCGGCCACGCTGCGTGACGGCCAGATTGCCGCCCTCGCCGATCACCCTGGCGCCGACCTGGTCGGCGTCGACCCGGACGGCGTCGTTGGCGCGGTCACCAACGTCGGCGTCACGCTCGGACGACGCCTTGACGAACGTGCCGATGCCGCCGGCGAACAACAGGTCGGCCGGAGCGCGCAGCAACGCGCGGATCAGCTCGGGCGGCGTCATGGACTCGTCGTCGACGCGGATGAGGTCGCGCACCTCGTCGGTCAGCTCGATGCGCTTGATCGTCCGCGACCACACGCCGCCGCCAGGGCTGAGCAGGTCGCGGTCGTAGTCCTGCCACGTCGCGCCCGGCTTCTCGAACAGACGCCTGCGCTCCTCGTACGAGGTCTCGGGGTCCGGATCGGGATCGATCATGATGTCGCGGTGGTCGAAGGCCGCGATCAGCTTGACCGCGCGGCTCTGCAGCAGCCCGTTGCCGAACACGTCCCCGGACATGTCACCTATGCCGGTGATCGTGATCGGCTCAGTCTGGACGTCGATGCCCAGCTCACGGAAGTGGTGGCGGACCGCAACCCACGCGCCGCGCGCAGTGATCCCCATGTCCTTGTGGTCGTAGCCCTGGGACCCTCCGGACGCAAAGGCGTCGCCCAGCCAGAACCCGTACTCCTTGCTGATGCTGTTGGCGAGGTCAGACAGGGCAGCAGTGCCGCGGTCGGCGGCGACGACGAGGTAGGCGTCCTCGTCGTCGTGGGACCGCACGCCATCGGGGTGGCGGACCTCGCCGTCGACGATGTTGTCGGTGACGTCGAACAGGCCCCGGATGTACGATTCGTACTGGCGGCGCACCTCGAACTTGACGTCGTCCGCGGCGCTCTTCAGCACGAACCCACCCTTCGACCCGGCGGGCACGATCACCGCGTTCTTGACCATCTGCGCCTTCATCAGACCGAGCACCTCGGTCCGGAAGTCCTCCTGGCGGTCGCTCCAGCGCACGCCACCGCGTGCCACGGGCCCACCGCGCAGGTGGACACCCTCCATCTGCGGGCTGTAGACGAAGATCTCCCGGAACGGCACCGGCTTGGGCATGTCGGGGATCGCCGACGGGTCGAACTTCAGCGCGATGCGGGCCGGCTGCTCCTCACGGTAGCGGTTCGTACGGACGGTGGCGTCAATCAGCTCCAGGTAGCCGCGCAGGATGCGGTCCTGGTCGAGGCGGTTGACCTCGTCGAGCCGCGAGAACAGCCAGTTGCGGCTGTCGTCGATCCGGCTCTCGGCATCAGCGACGTCGGGTCGGAACCGCGCGACGAAGTACTCCATGAGCGCCCGGGCGATCTCCGGGTAGGCGCACAGCGCGTCGTTCTGGAACTGGGCGCTGAAGGTCGTCCCGACCTGGCGGCGGTACTGCCGGTAGGCGCGGATGACCGCGACGTCGAGCCAGTGCAGCCCGGCCAGCAGGACGAGCTCGTTGAGCGAGTCGGCTTCAGCACGGTCCGACCAGATCGCCGATGCGGCGTCGGCGAGCCGGTCCCCGTCCTCGTCGACGTCGAGGTCCGCGTCGACCCGCAGCCGCACACCGTAGTCGTGGATGCGGAACTCCGGCCCTCCCTCGGCGTCGTCGTCGGCGGGGTCGGGATGCAGCACGTGTGGCACCGACTCGACGACCACCAGGCCGAGGCTCTCGAGGATCGGCACGAAGCGCGACAGCTCCACCGCCGGACCCCGCCGGTACAGCTTGAACCGCAGGCCGGGAGCCGGCCCACGCACGGCCTCCCGCTCGCGGCGCTCCACCAGCATCCGCACGTCGGCGTCGCTGTCGGCCAGCGCCGCCAGCTCGCGGCAGTCGGTGACCGCCTCTTCGGGTGCGATGCTGTCGCGGTAGGTGGCCGGCAGACGGTGGATCCACGAATCG includes the following:
- a CDS encoding sugar phosphorylase, whose amino-acid sequence is MAGSVMLQRDRLDTAVRERVRVHLGALYPQEQVEPTLDRLSGMLERFARDVGDDASRDILFDERDVTLITYADQITEPDRPPLKTLHQFLAQRVSGAITGVHLLPHYPATSDDGFAVADYNAVDPALGTWRDVSALADDFRLTLDAVINHVSARGTWVREWRRDAEAFEDFLIELPHDTDTSSVTRPRITPLRTPIETTSGVRFVWSTFSADQLDLNYANPEVLLAVCEVLLDYVAKGASILRLDAIAYLWKQLGTSCIHLPQTHEVVRLWRTMFDAVAPGTLLLTETNVPHAENVSYFGDGYDEAHMVYQFPLAPLTLSAFHLADTSQLQEWLATISTPSPQATFFNFLGSHDGIGVRPAEGLLTPAEITHLCDLAQAHGGGVSYRSHPDGSQSPYELNTVFFDALNPIGSTESLDRLLDRHLAAQSILLSLAGMPAIYVHALLGSRNWYEGVRQTKRLRTINRQKFDLAALEAELDDPGNMRYKAMRSLLERIMVRTREPAFHPAGPQRMVTSPRPFLAYERSAVDGPSHVLCVHNVTGRPQTFEASASDGVTVRGTLVDLIDPRRTASVDAHGRVSFGLEPYGVAWMRQR
- a CDS encoding citrate synthase; amino-acid sequence: MSGQASIEVDDVTFDAPVITGTEGERAIDIRRLRSETELITYDPGYANTGSVQSAITFINGEEGVLRYRGYPIEELTDASFLEVSYLLIHGELPTLAQLDEFRTNITRHTLLREDMRPFFDAFPADAHPMAILSSATNALSTFYQDHYDPSDPEDVEISIYRLMAKLPTVAAWSYKRSIGQPYIYPRNDLDYAQNFLSMMFAVPAEPYVCDADVADALELLLILHADHEQNCSTSTVRMVGSSHLNLFGSISAGITALWGPRHGGANQDVVQTLLYINDADEDVDAFVARAKDPEDPFRLPGFGHRVYKNYDPRAKIIKDTADRVVRKQVGDDPLFDVAQRLEEVALNDEFFVERKLYPNVDFYSGLIYRAMGIPLPMFPVLFALGRLPGWIAQWKEMTEDPHTRINRPRQIYTGAKEREFVPLDDRWLAGPSRARPAAPTS
- a CDS encoding NAD-glutamate dehydrogenase domain-containing protein → MSQTLQPGDVVEQVEARLDEELRTLGADLARIVLRRHPHGLPEDPETRAAVVAAGTRLIGRRAPGELAVRVYNPDTGAGTMIAVVVEDAPFLMSTLAGRLERQGLAMANHAYPEFGVVRDDDGGIVGLRPSRGAEERQTWIHVELDRRLGDDRLDDLAAALRAVLDDVQRATGDFAAMRDRVDALIDSVGVEDAEAEALLRWLLDDHFVFLGAVVHQIGDGRVTDVPDSGLGIFRSAGDDGGPAVNEIAGPVPSDSAPLTVSLTPTRSTVHRHDRMVDVAVSPDDGHTVHRIVGLFAKKATAEPVTTIPVLRRWVDEVTADEDVVKHSHDERMLRSVLEALPKDALFTAGVDGLAELFDVLVRDERATIRVAAWTHPVSAAAIIVVAVPRSRFDVPLRAQIDRRIAERLSCVEVEPFVGFHEDQALLTYVLHVHGDDGVDLDEVTGQLRTDIVELSRTWAEQVHAEAAAEGDASTVDSWIHRLPATYRDSIAPEEAVTDCRELAALADSDADVRMLVERREREAVRGPAPGLRFKLYRRGPAVELSRFVPILESLGLVVVESVPHVLHPDPADDDAEGGPEFRIHDYGVRLRVDADLDVDEDGDRLADAASAIWSDRAEADSLNELVLLAGLHWLDVAVIRAYRQYRRQVGTTFSAQFQNDALCAYPEIARALMEYFVARFRPDVADAESRIDDSRNWLFSRLDEVNRLDQDRILRGYLELIDATVRTNRYREEQPARIALKFDPSAIPDMPKPVPFREIFVYSPQMEGVHLRGGPVARGGVRWSDRQEDFRTEVLGLMKAQMVKNAVIVPAGSKGGFVLKSAADDVKFEVRRQYESYIRGLFDVTDNIVDGEVRHPDGVRSHDDEDAYLVVAADRGTAALSDLANSISKEYGFWLGDAFASGGSQGYDHKDMGITARGAWVAVRHHFRELGIDVQTEPITITGIGDMSGDVFGNGLLQSRAVKLIAAFDHRDIMIDPDPDPETSYEERRRLFEKPGATWQDYDRDLLSPGGGVWSRTIKRIELTDEVRDLIRVDDESMTPPELIRALLRAPADLLFAGGIGTFVKASSERDADVGDRANDAVRVDADQVGARVIGEGGNLAVTQRGRMQYARRGGRVNLDAIDNAAGVDTSDREVNLKILLGQAIDAGHLEPDQRNQVLADVTDDVAERVLDDVAAQTRLISEESAESATQLDSYEQLMRDLEGAGRLDRTVEALPDAEEIERRQQAGGGLTRPELGLLIGYAKSDLAVHLADSDLPASPSLEVLLEHYFPAAITERFAAVVHEHRLRDELVAMLLANDLINHLGITSVSRTVHQLGCGVGQVAGAYWIARQVSGAADDWAYIEALDDTLEPTLQRRLKQPVDALVGSYTRRYASRRLPDDLQGRIERDRAAFTELEGSWPSDPPPGVAVERRDLAQAVIEEGVDEDVAWRLVTRPDLAYVPDVADIAEERDRPVAQVADAFIQVGRELPLDRIRVKINATQPEGHWQQWEQKTLLDELHRVRRLIARQAMDATPDLAGDDAVARLLDDRTQQVERVWSLLAAMSDDEDTTNLAQASVTMSALRAVLD